AACAATGACTTTCCCTTTTTCTACCCTTTCTATAATGCTGCATTACAATTGGAGGTCTATCATTACCATCCCCTTCAAGAaccaccttgtcctcaaggtgatATTCTggaattttccttttgaaatCATCAAATAACTCCCATGTTGCTTGATTTGGCAAATCTTTCCGACCGACCAGAACTTCCCAAGCTGGAAGATAGATTCTTTCGATAACCAAAAACTTTAGCTGGCTAAGTCAACCATTCATGTGTCTCAGTTAAATAAGGAAGCATAGTTTGGACTTAATGATGTTGTCCCAATGCTCGTTTCAACCGAGAAACATGAAAGACATGATGGACAGTAGCAACAAATGGTTATTCCAATCGATAAGCAATGGATCCCACTCGCTCATACTCGATACGACCCAAATTATTTGCAAGAGAGCTTCTCATTTCGTCTTCGATGTAAAGTAGATTGCCTATATGGccgaattttcaaaaacactaAATCATTCATCTGGAATTGAACATCCCTTCGCTTTTGGTCAgcttctttcttcattttctcttgaGCAATTCGTAAATGCTCCTTCAAAACACGAAAAGCCACATCTCTCTCCCTCAGCTATTGATCCAATGATGATTTAGCTTTAGTAAACTCGCCATAATAAAGCAAGGGTGGTGGTAATTGGCCATAGACTACCTGAAATGGAGTCACTCCAAAGGATATTTGATATGTTGTATTGTACCAATATTCTGCCAACACAGCCACAAAATCCACTCTTTCGTTCTCTCCCCACGAAAACAGTGCTAATAAGCTTCTACACTTCGATTCACCATTTCAGTTTGACCATCCAATTATGGATGTTATGCTGAACTTCTATTGAGTTGTGTTCCTGCCAAACAACAAAGTTTCTCGCAAAAAATGGCTTAGAAACACTTTACCCCTATATGACACAATAGATTGAGGATAACCATACAACTTAATGACCTCCCTTACAAATACATTAGCCACAAACTTTGTTGTGAATGGATTCTTTAAAGCTAAGAAATGAGCATATTTGCACAGCTGATCCActacaacaaatatttttttttggaaaaggaGACAtgcttctttattaataatattcaaagtacaagagagttaaaCATTGAGAATAATAGAGAAGCCTAGAAATGGGGGAGAGAGATAGAGATGATTAGTAAGTGCGcttggacatctcaactaggttgacaccccataACACCCTcatcaaatccaaaataaTACGAAAGATATTCAGGTCATGCTAAGATCGAAAACAATGTTAAATACTCTCTAACAGAAGACAGATGCAAAGctgaaaaaagataaaacaaatgTGGGAATACAGAATAAATCCCAGCAACactacaaaaacacaaaatttattcTAGCAATCTGGAACATAACAGTCCTGAATTTCTTCAGATGAAGGCAGTCCAGTTGAGGCATAAGTCCTGAATTGAATAACCTTTAAATTAAGCATTCAAAGAACACCAAGCAGCTGCATATCTTTTAGAAGATTCTACTATATTAACCCAATCTCTTTTCTTATCATGGAAAATGCGTTGATTGtgctcaaaccaaatctctgCTAGCAAcgcttttatcaaattaaccaatattagaaaagttttttttataaataaggCCCTCTCAATAATTGAAATACATTGGTATGTAGAGAACCATAAAAGACCCAAACTGTTTTGAGCATAGAAAAGATGCTAAACTAGCATTTAGATGAGAAGGGGCATATAAAGAATAGATGCATTAGTTGCTCACTGTCCTTCAAGCATGGGGCACACTGATGGCAGCAAACAATTATTAGGAATTTTCCTTTGCAAAGTTCTGGAGCCATCAAGAAGACCGAATGCCATAACGCAAACCAGAACATTATTCTCCTTGGGTTGTTAGATTTCCAAAGTGCTTTAAAGCAATCTTTTTCAAAGGGAAAGAAGGAGAGGTGATTCGAAAGGGCTTAACTGATAAATGACCCAAGGTCTCTAGTGACCAAACTCTCCTATCTTCCAAATCTATTAAACCTTTCAAAGAAATGAGGGTTAATAGGCGCTGAAAATCTTGTATTTCCTCATCTTTCAGGGGTcttcaaaaaatcaaagacCAAGACTTTGTGACATAATCCCAGCAGGCAGCCACTGAGTCATTGGGCAGCTGAgctaatttgaaaagatttggGAATTGAGTTTTAAGAGCTAATCTGGTCAATAGCTCCAAGTGTGGTTGGACTAGCATTCTCACTCAcagaggaagaagataaaatagGGAACGTGGTTACCAGATTCTTTGAATACATTGGTACAGGAGTGTTGGATGTCGTCCCTAGGATAGCCTCAATTGCTGCAATCTGTTGTTGAAGACCTTCCAGTTATTGCTAAGTTTTTCTAGATGAGGAAACTTGCATGATAGGGTTGAAATGTGCCGAAAattcaccaacctcaaatgTTGAGTGAATTTGAGGACTCTTATAATCAAGTTAATAACTAAGGTCATTGGGCATATAGATTTAACTGCAGAAGCGGTAGTCGCCGGTCAGAATTAGGTGGCAGAACACAAATCGCCACGTGGGGAACACTACATGCAGCAGATGAAGATGAGGGTGGCACGGTTGGGATGGCCGGCGACGTCTGAACATGATGGACCGGCACGTGTAGTTCCTCCAGCGGTGCGTGAACTTCCAACAGCGGTGTGTGAGCGGGTTCTGGCGGCACGGACGACGAAAATATCTGCCGAATTATGTTTCCCGGCATTTTTTGAAGGCGGCGGAGCCATTCGTCCATGGCAGCATTGATTCAAGCATCGACGACGGCGACACTAAAACTGGCGGTTGTTTCCTCTGTGTGATTTCCATCACTGGTCGTGTTTTCTAGGATGTGTTCAATGTcccgctctgataccatattaaaccaccaattcattcaaaagcttaagctagtagTTGAAGCctgaaggcaaatttaattatatatcaccaacagtTACTTCATTGAGTTTTAGTTTGCTAGATGGGATTcattatttgtgtttatttacacaaacaaaaaagagattCGAGTGTAGTCACCCATCATCACACTTCCGAAAACACATGGAATGTGGCAAAACAAGTATAATTCAGCAGTTTAGAACTCTCTACTTTCTTTGGGAGGTCGTAGATATAGATTTCTACCCTCGTATTGGCGTTAATATATTTCACTGAAGAACAGAAAAGGGATAGCTATTTTGCGTTGGCTGCttcattttcttaactttattttttatttggacgGAGATGGCGATGActgagttttcttttcctaacaTGTTTGGTATTTCCTTAGGAAAGGCTTCAGAGCGTTCCGGGTGATGTTTGGTCCTTGTATGATTCTTCGCTTCTCTCTACCAGCATCGGTTCTTGAAATGATCTTTTAGGTCTGgaggcatttttaaaaaattttccTCCTTCCTTGTAGGTTGTCTTGTTTGGCTGCCTTTCATGCTTCTCTAAGAAGCACGAACATATACACGGCAAAACGCCAAtctaaaatactaaaatactAGAACACGGACACATTTGGGGatgctatttttttatattatacttttagAATATATGTGCATTTAAGATTAAATACTCAATCAATCCCACTAAAATTGCATAAATGTCTGTCagttagtttaattaatgattGTCATCCTaacatttaacaaataatattaaaaaatatgtaaaagagTTTCAACTTTGAagatagggaaaaaaaacGGCAGTAGGCAGATGGTAGCTGGCAGTAGCTTAAAAACGTTAATTGTAAAAATCTGCTGGCAGCGTTGGCAAAAATTTCTGCTCTAGTGAGAACTGGGGAGGCATCCTTAGTGCTGCAGCTACTCGGAAGTGCAGGACAAGGTCAGGGATGGGTTTtcgtttttatatatatttcaaaaaggAAGCTAACGGGCTTTAAAGTTGGgcccaaatttaaaacaattttgtctCGGATAACTATAATTAATGaccattttaagaataataattaaagatacagtaacttttaaaaaaattgtaagtatagcaaaattattgcggatagacttgtatcgttgatagatttgtatgatctatcaatgatagaccaatatttacaatatggtCTATTGGttcgatagaatttgacaaattttgctatatttgtaattttttaaaaatgttgctatatacttaattattttgcatctaatggctaaatttgtaactatcccaaatatttttttcggtGTGTTCACTGCCCGTTTcagaaattcaaaaaaataaaaaacagaaCACTCAAATTGGTGTGTGGTCACGTGTCCATGAAATGTCCGTGCGTCTTAGATTGTTCTGATGAAACATCGGTTATTCACCAAAATCTATAACATTATACATCTTTCATATGTATATCCTGTCCCCTCTTCTTTCTCACGATTTTCATTTGGAGTGACTCTTGTTGGTGTCAGTTTATTTTGTCCATCATTACTTGTTTTTTGTACCTCACTTTTGTTGCACTTTCTTCCTTCCTCTCGATGTTTGTGGGTttataaaccaaaaaagaaacctGTGTATACTTGTTTTCTAATTCATTTGTTCAGGATCTTGTAACTGAAGTTCAATGCACTCTGTACACAACTCTGTCGGAATTCGATGGTAATGTTGAAGACGAGAATGGTTTAGAAAGTCTTATAGAAGTGCAGTTTGAAGCATTGCAGAAAGCGATGAAGGTGTCACACAAGGCAGCAGAAGCTCGTTTGAGAGTATCGAAGAAACTACTTACTCTATTCAGGGCAGGTAAGCTTGGTCAATTCATCCTTGATGATGTCCCTATCACAAAAGTTTCTTAGGAAATTTATATTCTCCGTGTTTTGTTGAAAGGACTTTGCTTTAATGGTGATTTAATTAGTAGAGCTattagtttgtattttgaattgtcAACTTATTGTAATATATTGGTTTAGTTATCTTGGTTTGATTGTATTTGTTAGTTGATATTGGGAGGAAGTTGCTAGTTTTATGCAACCGAGAGTTAGAGATTTGCTCTACTGCATCCAGGGCACgagtattaatttttttgttgacatGTCGATATTCTACGTTTTTATGGAAAGATATTAGTTGGaagtattgattttttattatgtcaGTATAAATTGTATCAAAGTTCACAAACGtacaaataaacaacaaattattGCTAAcataaatgtaatataattaatagaagtttgttttaaaatgataaatgttTAGTTGTActaatttaaatgtttaattggaatacttttcattttactgATATTTTCATcgaaataattatgatatttttgttgatattgatatcttgaacttttattatttcttttcatgttttaacttgtttttttggGTAATCTATTTTAACTCTACGAGTTTTGTAGTTTTACTCtgtttattgattaattatgttttctactttttccttatacttaaatatttctttgttACTAAAAAAAGATCGATAATTCCTTTGATTCAATTAGTATTAGCTTTTAAAAAGTAGACATATAAACTATTTCACATGTaaagtttctttgttttgtatctattttaaaagaatgtttCTAATATggtagcaatttttttttttttttttatgaaaagacAAGTTTTTGTTGATAACtatttggtttagtttttgaaaattaaatttataaacattgtattatatgtttatttgttatctactactattttaaatttatactaatttttcatcaattttttagttttatttttctaatttattgaAGAAACATTCAAAGAAAGTTATAGGTGGATGCAGTGTTggtaatattaatttttaaggaTTCtaactttgtttgttttttaaatttagtaatgAAATCAATTGTTTCCTCATCACTAAATTCAATTGTTTCCTTGAGAAGATTTGAAATCATTAATCATTGGTGCAAAAGCAAGTTCAATCTTAAAATCCCAAATTAAATGgttagaattttgtttggttttattttgttttttgtttttatttttaaaaattaagtcttCTTTTTCATGCTTTATAATAATCTgcatatcttttttaaatacaagTCTTAATtttaagggttttttttttaataaatatggaaattaggaaaaaaatgtgggtttaaaactagttttctttttttttttttctcttttagtagattttcttttttataattattttaaacataaactcacccattttctctctctcattttctctttattattatacttttaaattttaataatataatcatgTTATacttaatgattttttttttaatttttcacaaattcatatttaattaattatatattaagatCATATGCTTAATTAgttttacttaattttaaataatttttgtaataatttattatttaaaaaattactattcaccgatattttttaattactattcaatcatatattatgattattattattgtcattgttatgattactattattatggttgttattattaataataacaacaataacgataaaacaataataataatatggtcGGATTCAGTGTAACATAAGTACTATTTTATAAgataataaaagtatatatattatgaatgatgttaattataataacaataatccTAATGATAATACTAATATCtgttaatgttttaattaaatttaaatttaatgtatttgaatcaatcttttaaaaacagtgttgatttaataataatagtatgAACTGGATATatccaaaataacaaaagaacgAAAAGCACATAGattaattacataatttttgtaaaaaaattatttcctaGACTTTATACTATtggtaaaattattaaattattatgaaCATAGGAAAAATATACAAgtaaaataaaggaagaaattgacaatgagattaaaaaatatggagGGGcacaataaaagaaattaaaaataataaattattataaaaattattaagtatataattttaaaacatgattaaataaataagtattcatgaaaaagtaaaaaatatcattaagtATAAcatgattaataaattattaaaataaaaaactataataataaatatgagtggagagagaaagaagtggtttttaaataattataaaaagaaaaaaactaccaataataaatattttgaaagacaTGTTATGTTAACAGAcgattttcataattatttagttcCGTAAATCTTTCCTCTCCAAACACATTATAAAAGTTGATGCGTAGATATAATGAAATAGAGCGCGTGTGTGACACTCCCCATGCGAAAAGAAGAGAGACTGTTGGGGAGAGAATGGAAAGATGTGTAATGTAATCCAATTTGTTGTATCGCATCGCATTTAACTCCGAGTGTTTCGTTTGTATGGTCTCAAACTCAAATGGctgcttctgcttcttcttctctccaGATAGGAATCTCCCCTTCCATTTCCTCCCACCATTTCTCCTCCCCCATGCCCAATGCTCTTCTTCCTCATCGCCTCTTCCTCCTCCCCCGCCGCTCTCCTTCTTCTCCCCGCCGCTCCACCGGATTCCCCCCCTCTCGCTCGCCTCTTCTTCTTCGCCCTCGCGCCTCCTCCGACGACCTTCCTTCCTCCCcaggtttctttctttctttcttcaccCCACTCTCTTTATCTCTCTTCATCCCcgtatttctttcctttctaagTTGTGTGACTGTTCTCAAGTCAACCTCAAGTTTCCTGCGCCTTATCTAGATTTTGACGATAGTCGACAtctgaattttaattttatcttcatGTTTTCGAATGTGAAATCCTACGAGTTTTCCTGCGTTTTGGATGTATTATATATGCCGCATGTTCTTCGGAATTTCCACTGCCATTAGATTATTTGTACAATGTGCTTATTTGTGCTCTACTTCTGTTTGTAAGTTCGTATTTTCATCTTTCCGATGTTGtatgtttcttttctaatGTCTGCTGCTGTGGAAGCTTCTTGAGCATATCTTGTCTaaattttttgtcattttgaaGAGAATCAAGTTACTACTTATTTATctacttttttcctttctattgCTCGAATTTGATGTTGAAATTTTCTGATGTGAAGTCCGTCAGCACAGACGGATTTAACATAGGACCAAAGGGGCTTCGACTTTCCCTCAATTTTATGTCCTTTATATTAAGTATATAGAAAAACGGTAATAATACCAACTTTAGAAGTTAGCCTAATGGTAACACTGTCTCTCAGCCCCCTCTAAACCCAGGTTCAAGCATACTTCTTACATTTCTTTTCCACATTATTTTTACTAGTCTATAAAGTTCCTTtgtcaataaaatttatggatccTCCACTGGTATGTAGGCTGATGTATGTAACTTGGTTGTTGAGTAGTGTGGATAGTTGTTCTTTCCTAGCTGATATGAGTTGTTGTTCTAGACTTACCTGtgcttgttttattttatttatctcaaCGCCTGTATTGAAGGTGCACAAAAGCTGACTCCAACACATagatatcaaaattattttattcatactAGCATTTGGTTTAGCTTTCCTCTTCGTAGTTGTAATGTAGACATTGTGATTGCAATTTAGTTGGttgacatttaaatttaataactaTCATACATATGATATTGCAATTCTACGTAATATTTTGGTTGCAATTTTTCTACTTTACAAGGTTTTTCTTCAATCATTTTGCATGATATAATTGCttgattgaaagaaaagagaaaaaaaaaatgttgaggAGTTGGAAGTTCGAATTCTGAGGTGTAATTGGCATAAGGTAGTGAGATTGACCATGTGTTTCTTTTAACAGGAGTTGAGAATCTGGTAATCATAGGTTCTGGTCCTGCTGGATATACTGCAGCCATATATGCAGCCCGTGCAAATTTAAAACCTGTAGTGTTTGAGGGTTTCCAAGCAGGTGGTGTTCCTGGAGGGCAGCTAATGACTACTACAGAAGTCGAGAATTTTCCTGGGTTTCCGGATGGAATTACTGGTCCAGATCTGATGGACAGGTAcagtaatataaaatatggGAAATACGTTGGTCCTCTTTGTCTTCTATCAAAATGGAAGAGACTTTGGGTATACCCATGGGTAGAGGTTTTTTTGgctataattttcatattatatttgataggATGCGGAAACAAGCAGAACGATGGGGAGCCGAATTATTTCAGGAAGATGTGGAGTCTATTGATTTAAAGAATAGACCGTTTACTGTGCAAAGTAGTGAACGCAAGGTGATGGATTATTTTCTATCAAAATGTATGAATGAACTCTGAATTCTTGactttctcttcattttttatgtttattttattttgaatcatCAGTTCATTCTTTATCTATTACTTTTCCTCGACTTTTTCATATTGTTACCAAAGAATCAAAGAATAATTTCAACTTCAGTCTTTTTCCTGTTTGGAtgcattttattaattatttcatgtCATTAATTTGTGTTggtgttcaaaaaatgcacggtgtttcttttctttctgattTTCCTCTTTGGCTTTTCCTCCTTAAACATTTCAGGTTAAGTGCCATAGTGTAATATATGCAACAGGAGCAACAGCCAAACGACTTAGGTTACCTCGTGAAGATGAATTTTGGAGTAGAGGAATTAGTGCTTGTGCGATTTGTGATGGAGCATCACCCTTGTTTAAAGGGCAAGTACTTGCCGTTGTTGGAGGAGGTGATACGGCAACTGAGGAAGCCTTGTACCTGACTAAGTATGCTCGTCATGTTCATTTACTTGTACGGAAGGATCAACTTAGGGCTTCTAAAGCTATGCAAGATAGGTATGTCTATTCAATATTTTGGCAATGAGTCATTTTTACATTGTAGTAGTTGGTTTGATATCTTGTAAATACGTGTACTTTTAGGGTAGGAATGTCTTATCTTTTGAGTTTCAACATTTTCTCTGCATGTCTCTgtcttattattgttgttttaaaattttaaatagaatataataacGTGTCTCTGGAAAGAGAAACACCAAAAGTTTTTACAAACTATTATGGGGTTTCCTTCTGGCTACTCCATGCTAGTGGATTGTAATGACTGGTgactttaaactttaaactatcAAAATAGACTAACCAAATCCTGTAGCCTGTGTAATGtttccttttaataaatatttatagatgctGCACAAATTCAAGTTTGAATTACAAGTTCACTTCCCAAGTTTTCAAGTTTGTGTCTATTTggtctctaaattttaaaaaagtatttaatagGTCTTTGaatgttcttcattttgtgTCTAATTAACAGATGTATTTgagattttctaaaataaatggGCACGCTAGTAAAAGGTATCGATCTTATTAAGAAGAAATGGATCGACAGTTACAAACCCTAGAGATCAATCACAGGAGATTGCCTCTGCCCTCAACCTCTCACTCTCGAGAAGGTTTCTACCAAAGAACTGAATAACTGCTTCATTCTCTAAAACTCTATATTTGTGCTCTTACCTTTTCTCATTTCTAGTGGTCCCCTCCCTTAAAAACTTCTTTCCCCAAAATACCCTTGCCTCTCCTATGATATTGATGCACAATTGGGGGCCTAACAGCTAGacaccaaatttaaaatttaggataCTAACAAgacaaaaattcaatttcatgtttacaagattagttaatttttattaaactgGAAATTCTGGGTattaataaatactttaaagtCTAGAGACCGACTAGACAAAAAATTGACAGTTTAGGGATCTAttagatactttttaaatCTCATGGATCTATTTGATACAAgcttaaaagttgaaattctaaaaacCAAACTTGTAActtttactaaaattaaaaaacatgatGAAATGTTCACACTTGAAGGATGATGACACGTTTAGGTATTTGCACAACTGGTTTGTATTGACTTGGTTTGTATTACTTCTGTATGGCGTGTTTGGTTATGAATGAGGATGGGttagtttgatatttttttagattatcaAGTGTCTGTGGATATAATATATCATGTACGTTAAAATGGGTGACTTTTTGAGCTATAGGAAGTCCTACGATTACACCtattaaatgatttgataagcaaagagaagaaaatcaaaactttattGGCCAACTCAGTGTAGAGTCTTTGGAGAATAGTGAAAATCTTGGAAACTCATTAGGTTGGGTACATTTTAGAGTGTCTTTAAAACGTAACTTTTAATTCCTCTTCACAGTTctataacaataatttcattgttttgtAGGCTCAGCtttctaatataaattaaactcaTAATAGTCTGTCTTGTACTTGGACTTACAAGTTACAGCCTTTTTTATTGACTCCCAACTATCTCTAGGTTTACCAATAAACAATTTGTATGTGAGTTTTCAACTCCCTGAATGTTTGTTTAACAGGTTGATTATCGCGAATGTTTCAGAGTGTTCAACTGTCCAAATGTTACCTTGCACTTTAACACGGAGGCTATGGACATTGTTAGCAATACAAAAGGGCAAATGTCTGGCATTTTAGTTCGAAAAGCTGATACTGGGGAAGAATCTGTGCTGGAGGCAAAGGGTTTATTTTATGGAATAGGTCATTTGCCGAACAGCCAGTTATTGAAAGGCCAGGTTGAGCTTGATAGCTCTGGGTATGTGTTAGTGCAAGATGGTACTGCAAAAACTTCTGTGGAAGGTGTATTTGCAGCTGGAGATGTGCAGGTATTCTCCTCCTGGGAGTACATTCTTGATTTTATTGCTATTGCTTATACAGGGGTTCTTCAAGACTCTTGTTTGGTCAGAATTGTCTCCAGAGGCATATGggtatatttgatattttgtagTACCCAATGGTAGTTTTTGATAGAAAACTGAGGGTATAGAACCCAAGGGTATAGAACAAAAATTGAGgaagttttctttgaaaataaaagagacttTTCGtcaatataatgaaaatagtttaatGCTCAAAGATACACAAagataaaacttaaaaatatagaaaaagagGATACATAATTAAACTGGAAAAATAAGAACGCTCCAACTTGAACAAATATcttaaatagaataataaattagCAAAAGACTTGGATATAGAACACCGGGAAGAGTCAAGAAGACTAGTTAAACCCAAACAACCAAACCAAGGAAGTGATGATTAATGCAAACATGAAATTCAAAGTAAAAACATATGTATCTGCAAAAACAGATATAGTTTACATGAAATTCATAgcaaaaattcaatttatttcaaatgagGAAGAACTATTCATTGAAGGTTGAGAGGAAAGAGTACAAgttgataataaatttaaccttttcataaaatagggttaattattttagttttgagatCCACATATAACTCTTGCTTTCATAGCCAATGTGGACTTTCTGTTATATCTATTCAATTCATCATTTATGCGGTTCATCATAATGTTGGTCATGATGTGAGATAGTGGCACAAAAACTGTTTTCTAGTTAAGATCATTGAATTTCAattgatcttttttctttgaaaaatgagATCCACACTTATTTGTATATCTTTTGACTTTGTTTCTATGTAATTTCTCAGGATCATGAGTGGAGGCAAGCTATAACTGCTGCTGGTTCAGGATGCGTTGCTGCTTTATCAGTTGAGCGTTATCTTGTGAGCGAGAATCTTCTTATTGAGTTCCACCAGGTATTGAAACCTTTTGAAGTGGGTTGGTTGGTCGATTTCGTCTCAAACCTTTTCGACCTTTGAGTGACTTAACATGTGATGAATTTTTGTTCTTGTGCATATTGGGGAAGGCATTCTGTTATACAGGTTTATCACAAATAGCTAGTGTCACTATTACGTTGTCATGATCCTCCATGTATTTGCTTTTTCAGCCCCTAACTGAAGAGGTTCAGAAGAAGGAACCAACGGACAGAGACGTTCAAGAAGGTTTTGACATCACTCTTACAAAGCATAAAGGCCAGGTATGCATTTTATATCTCCTGTTTTGGCAATTACGTTTCAAGTCTTGtgatatataacattttattcttCTACGGTTGAGGCTTTATGTTATTTGTCATTAACTCAgaatttttaatatcttttacgTCCTGTTTTAACAGTATGCTCTTCGGAAACTATACCATGAAAGTCCCAGGCTTATATGTGTACTATACACATCACCAACGTGTGGCCCATGTAGGACTCTGAAGCCAATTCTCAGCAAGGTAGAAAATGCCCAACTGCTCATTGTCTGAGTGTAGGATCAATCCATCCAGCCCACATTATTATTTGAGTGACTGTTATAggaattcatttttttcatttttttgctGTAGGATAAATCTAAATGCATATCATTTTCTGATTGTCATAAATTAATGATCCGCTACATAATTTCACAATTTCATGTTTTAAGATAAATTGAGGATTTTCACAActaaattttgttggatttgtGGTTGTCACATGAATTGATCAAGGTGAGCGTAAGCGAGTATTCATACTTTTAGAGgttagagaaaaaagagagaaagaagctTGTATTGTAGGTAGAAACATTCCCATAAAGTTGAAGAAGCTTGTATCATAAATCTTCTTCA
This is a stretch of genomic DNA from Cucumis sativus cultivar 9930 chromosome 4, Cucumber_9930_V3, whole genome shotgun sequence. It encodes these proteins:
- the LOC101211038 gene encoding thioredoxin reductase NTRC; translation: MAASASSSLQIGISPSISSHHFSSPMPNALLPHRLFLLPRRSPSSPRRSTGFPPSRSPLLLRPRASSDDLPSSPGVENLVIIGSGPAGYTAAIYAARANLKPVVFEGFQAGGVPGGQLMTTTEVENFPGFPDGITGPDLMDRMRKQAERWGAELFQEDVESIDLKNRPFTVQSSERKVKCHSVIYATGATAKRLRLPREDEFWSRGISACAICDGASPLFKGQVLAVVGGGDTATEEALYLTKYARHVHLLVRKDQLRASKAMQDRVFNCPNVTLHFNTEAMDIVSNTKGQMSGILVRKADTGEESVLEAKGLFYGIGHLPNSQLLKGQVELDSSGYVLVQDGTAKTSVEGVFAAGDVQDHEWRQAITAAGSGCVAALSVERYLVSENLLIEFHQPLTEEVQKKEPTDRDVQEGFDITLTKHKGQYALRKLYHESPRLICVLYTSPTCGPCRTLKPILSKVIDEFDQNVHFVEIDIEEDQEIAEAAGIMGTPCVQFFKNKEMIRNIPGVKMKSEYREFIVSNK